Proteins found in one Triticum aestivum cultivar Chinese Spring chromosome 4D, IWGSC CS RefSeq v2.1, whole genome shotgun sequence genomic segment:
- the LOC123100531 gene encoding purple acid phosphatase 2, producing MERVLAVLFLLAAHAASAAAGVTSPYRRSLQMLPVMPLDADVFRQPPGHNAPEQVHITQGDLTGRAMTVSWVTPEHPGSNVVRYGLAADNLNLTAEGTVQRYTWGGTYQSPYIHHATLTGLDHATVYHYAVGYGYTVRSFSFKTPAKPGPDAPIKFGLIGDLGQTFHSNDTVAHYEANGGDAVLFIGDLCYADNHPGHDNRRWDTWARFVERSVAYQPWIWTAGNHEIDYAPEIGETVPFKPFTHRYPTPFRASNSTGHLWYSVKMASAHVIMLSSYSAYGKYTPQWTWLQDELRRVDRKTTPWLIVCVHSPWYNTNDYHYMEGETMRVQFERWLVDAKADLVLAGHVHSYERTHRVSNVAYDIANGKATPQFNASAPVYVNIGDGGNTEGLANSFRSPQPDYSAFREASYGHATLDIKNRTHAYYEWHRNQDGVKVVADKAWFTNRYYMPTHTN from the exons ATGGAGCGTGTGCTCGCGGTGCTCTTCCTCCTGGCGGCGCACGCCGCCTCCGCGGCCGCCGGTGTGACGAGCCCGTACCGGCGGAGCCTGCAGATGCTCCCCGTCATGCCGCTCGACGCCGACGTGTTCCGGCAGCCGCCTGGCCACAATGCGCCGGAGCAGGTGCACATCACGCAGGGCGATCTGACCGGCCGCGCCATGACGGTATCCTGGGTCACCCCGGAGCACCCGGGCAGCAACGTCGTCCGCTACGGCCTCGCCGCCGACAACCTCAACCTCACGGCCGAGGGCACCGTCCAGCGCTACACCTGGGGCGGGACCTACCAGTCCCCCTACATCCACCACGCCACGCTCACCGGTCTCGACCACGCCACCGTCTACCACTACGCCGTCGGCTACGGCTACACCGTGAGGTCCTTCTCCTTCAAAACCCCGGCAAAGCCCGGCCCCGACGCGCCCATCAAGTTCGGCCTCATCG GTGACCTCGGCCAGACGTTCCACTCAAACGACACGGTGGCCCACTACGAGGCCAACGGCGGCGACGCCGTGCTCTTCATCGGCGACCTGTGCTACGCCGACAACCACCCGGGCCACGACAACCGCCGTTGGGACACGTGGGCGCGCTTCGTGGAGCGCAGCGTCGCGTACCAGCCCTGGATCTGGACCGCCGGCAACCACGAGATCGACTACGCGCCGGAGATCGGCGAGACGGTGCCGTTCAAGCCGTTCACGCACCGCTACCCCACCCCTTTCCGCGCGTCCAACAGCACCGGGCACCTCTGGTACTCGGTGAAGATGGCGTCGGCGCACGTCATCATGCTCTCCTCCTACTCTGCCTACGGCAAGTACACGCCGCAGTGGACGTGGCTGCAggacgagctccgccgcgtcgaccGCAAGACGACCCCCTGGCTCATCGTCTGCGTGCACTCGCCCTGGTACAACACCAACGACTACCACTACATGGAGGGCGAGACGATGCGCGTCCAGTTCGAGCGCTGGCTCGTCGACGCCAAGGCCGACCTCGTCCTCGCCGGCCACGTCCACTCCTACGAGCGCACCCACCGCGTCTCCAACGTCGCCTACGACATCGCCAACGGCAAGGCCACGCCGCAGTTCAACGCCTCCGCGCCCGTCTACGTCAACATCGGCGACGGCGGCAACACCGAGGGGCTCGCCAACAGCTTCCGCTCGCCGCAGCCGGACTACTCCGCCTTCAGGGAGGCCAGCTACGGCCACGCCACGCTGGACATCAAGAACAGGACCCACGCCTACTACGAGTGGCACCGCAACCAGGACGGCGTCAAGGTCGTCGCCGACAAGGCCTGGTTCACAAACAGATACTACATGCCAACCCACACCAACTAG